In Roseibium algicola, the DNA window GCATATCTTTGAAAGACGGTGTTGACCGGTCGTTTGTGTGCCGGCTGATCCGATACCGGTTGGCCGTCTATGTAGATCTCGCCACCGTCGAGATCCTCAAACCCGCTGACCGCCCTCAGCAAGGTGGTCTTGCCGCAGCCCGACGGGCCAAGCAGCGTCAGAAACTCGTTGTGAGCCACTGTCAGGGACACGTTGTCCAGTGCCCGGATGACGCCACCTTCCGGAGCCTGAAAGCTCTTGGAGGCGCTTTCGATCCTCAAAATTCCTTGCATTCTACCCCCTCGGAACGTCAGGCGACATGCGCGGCCCGTGGCCGCGCAGTCTGGTCGTGACGGTTATCCGCATCCGCACTCATTGTGCCGTTTTGATGCGCGTCCATTCACTGTTGTAAAGCTGAAGGTCGCGGCCGAGGTCCACGAAGATCTGCAGCTTTTCCATCACGTCCTGAGGCGGGTAGATGCTTTCGTTGTTGGCAATTTCCGGCGGCAGGAGCTCCCGGGCCGGCAGGTTCGGGGTGCCATTCAGCTGCTGCTGTACGTTCAGCGCGGAAATTTCCGGCTGAAGATAGAATTGCAGGAACTTCTTTGCGTTGTCCTTGTTCGGTGCGCTGGCAAGGACGCAGATATCCTCCTGGTACATGGTCGCGCCTTCCTCCGGTATGACGTAGGCGAGCACGTCCGGAGCCTGCTGCACGAAAATGTTCGCGCCGACATACCAGTGTGCCGCCGCCACATCGCCGGACTGGACCAGCGGAATGCTGTCGTAGGTAAAGGCGGTGACGTTCTTCTTGCGCTCCAGAATGTAATCTGCCGCGGCCTTGATCTCGGCTTCATCGGTGGAATTGACCGACGTGCCGTTCATGATGTGACCGATGCCGATGGTCTCGCGCAGATCGTCGAGAAGGATGATCTTCTCGCCCTTGTCAGCCAGGGCGAAGAAATCCTTCCAACCGGTCATTTCGGCCACTTTCTGCTTGTTGTAGGCGATGCCGACGGTGCCCCAGGCATACGGCAGACAGTATTCCGCGTCCGGATCTGTCTTCGCGCGGATGAACTGCGGGTCGATGTTCTTAAAAGCCGGATCGCTGCCGATGCCGGTCTTTTCCAGCAAACCAAGCTGGAACATGATGTCGTGCATATGGACCGACGGGAACACGATATCGTAACCGGTGGCACCGGCCTGGATCTTCGCAAGCATTTCCTCGTTGGAGCCATAGGTGTCCAGGTTGACCTTGATCCCCGTCTCCTCGGTAAATCTGGTCAGAACCTGAGGATTTATGTAGTCGCCCCAGTTGTAGAGATTCAGTTCTTCCTCGGCCTGCGCAGCACTGGCAACAGCCACCAGTGCCGCTGCCCCAAGTGTTGCCTTGGCAACTCTCTTCAGCGTGTTGTTAGTCATGGAACCCTCTGGTTTGCTGCCACGTTTCTGGGAGGTGAACGGGCTTGCGTCCAAAAGGAGATTGAATTATGACATTTCTGTCAAATGTTATTTTTCTGTCATTTGGGAGCTGAAATGGAAGCCGGCTTCTCCTCCTTCCCTCAGGCGAAATTCGATGAATTCATCAAACGCTTGCAGGATGAAACACCCAAACTCCCCAAGCAGGAGGCCCGGCTTGCGCAGTTTGTCAGCCTGAATATTTCATCTCTCGGGCTGGAAACCGGAAAATCTCTCGCGGAAAAGGCGGGGGTTTCAGAGGTCACTGTCGGAAGGTTGCTGCGCCGGCTCGGATGCGACGGCATGAAAGGGCTGAAGCAGCTGCTGCGCGAACATTATTCGGTCACCACGGCCTCCTTCGTCACCGACGGGGACATCCCTTTGCGGTTCGTCGAGACGCTGGAAGCCGAGGTCCAGGGACTGACCAACGTCTTCAACCAGACGCAAGGCGATAATTGGGAAGAGGTCATCCGACTGGTTTCGGCTTCCGAGACGATTTACGCCACGGGATTTCAGTCGATCCGGGGAACGGTGGAGGATTTCGCCCGCCGAATGGCGCTTGCGCGAAAGAATGTCCATTTCCTGTCCGCCCATGACGGCATGCTGGGCGAGTGGCTTGATCACGGTCCGGAAACGGCCGCCACAACATGCCTTATCCTGGTGGACGTCGTGCCCTATGCATCGGAATCGCTGAAGCTCGCCCGGCTGGCAAAGAGCCAGGGCCGATCAGTGATTGTGGTTTCGGACGAATATTGCCACTGGAGTAGGGAGATCGCCGATGCCGCCGTCTATGCGCCTTCCAGAACGGGCCTCTTCCTGGAATCGACAATCGGGATCGTTGCCGCGCTCAGCCTGATGGTCGACATTGCAGCCAGGGCCAACGAGACGACCTCGAGCCACCGTCTGGTACAATGGAAGGCGAATTCGAAGAAGCTCGGACTGTTCTAGCGTAGGGTCAGAACGTCGGCGGCGTACAGGCGCTGACAACGACACAGCGGCCGTTTCGCAGTGCCTTGAACCTGTGTGGGATCGAACTCTTGAAGAGGTAGGCATCTCCCGGTCCGAGGACCTTTCTCTGCTCGCCGACGGTAACTTCAAGCCGTCCCTCAATGACGATACCGGCTTCCTCGCCCTCGTGGCTGAGCATGACCCGCCCTGTATCCGCACCCGCTTCATAAACTTCGTAAAGCATCTGCAGCTCGTGGCCGAAGAGGCTGTTGCCGACTTGCCTGTAGGAAATGTTGCCCTTGCCGATTTCGGTCAGCTCATCGACGCCGAAAAACACCTGCTCCTGCCGCTCCGGTTCATAGGCGAAGAACTCGGAAAGACCGATCGGTATACCGTCCAGAACGCGTTTCAGCGCGCTGAGGGAGGTGTTGATCTTGGCCGCTTCCAGCTGGGAAATGAAACCGTTGGTGACACCGGCCCGTTTGGCCAGTTCCCGCTGTGAATAGCCATGCGCTTCCCGGATCGCCCGCAGGCGCAATCCGACGTCGCGTGAGAAGTCATCGGTGTTTAGTGTGTTTATCATCCTAAACAGTTTCCCATTCAAAATGCGTCTTTTCAATGCCTTGGTGTCTGCAAGAAACAGACTATTCGGCTTGTCAAAATCAGTGCTTTCTAGTGCGACCGACCGAGGAGGCGCACATGAACATCGTCAACAACAACACAGATATTCGATCCAACCAGCCGCTTGACGCATACTGGATGCCATTTACCGCGAACCGTCAGTTCAAGCAGTCTCCTCGCATGCTGGTCTCGGCCAAGGGCATGCATTACCGCAGCGATGACGGCCGCAGAATTCTCGACGGCACTGCGGGCCTCTGGTGCTGCAATGCCGGACACGGTTATGAAGAGATCACCAATGCGGTCGCCCGGCAGCTGTCAGAACTGGACTACGCGCCCTCCTTCCAGATGGGGCATCCGATTGCCTTCGAATTTGCAGAACGTCTGAAGTCGGTTGCGCCGGAAGGCTTCAACCATGTCTTCTTCACCGGATCCGGGTCTGAATCCGTCGACACGGCCCTGAAGATGGCGCTCGCCTATCACCGCGCCAGGGGCGACGCTTCCCGAACCCGGCTGATCGGGCGGGAACGCGGCTATCACGGGGTCGGCTTCGGAGGCATTTCCGTTGGCGGTATCGTCAACAACCGCCGTCATTTCGGGTCGCTCCTGACCGGTGTCGATCACTTGCCGCACACCCATGCTCCCGAACACAACAGCTTCAGCAAGGGCCAGCCGGAGTGGGGCGCACATCTTGCTGACGATCTGGAACGGATCGTTGCGCTACATGGTGCAGAGACAATCGCGGCCGTTATCGTCGAACCGGTCGCCGGTTCCACCGGTGTCCTGATCCCGCCCAAGGGATATCTGGAACGACTGCGTGCGATCTGCGACCGTCACGGTATCCTGTTGATATTCGATGAGGTCATCACCGGTTTCGGACGCCTTGGCGCCCCTTTCGCATCCGATTTCTTCGGCGTGAAACCGGATCTCTTTACCACTGCCAAGGGTCTTACCAACGGCGTCATTCCGATGGGAGCGATCTTCGCGCAAGACGCGATCTATGAAGCCTTCATGGATGGTCCGGCCGAAACAATCGAACTCTTCCACGGCTATACCTATTCCGGTCACCCGGTTGCCTGCGCCGCCGGCCTTGCCACGCTCGATATCTACGAAAAACATAAGCTTCTGACCCGTGGTTCGGAGATTTCAAACGCCTGGGAAGACCGTATCCATACGCTCAAGAGCGCCAAACACGTCAAGGACATCCGCACTGTTGGCGTCATTGCCGGCATTGAACTCAACTCCCGCGAGGACGCGCCCGGAAAACGTGCTTACGAGGTTTTCATCAAGTGCTTCGAGGCGGGCTTGCTGATCCGCGTGACTGGCGACATCATCGCCCTTTCGCCTCCATTGATTGTAGAAGAAGGCATGATTGACGAGATGGTGGAAACGCTGGGACAGGTTCTCTCCGATACGGCCTAGGTTTCCGGTCTTCCGCCCTGCCCCCGCCGTGATCCAACAAAAAACCCCGGTCAGGATATCTGCCGGGGTTATTTGTTTGTTTCGGTATGTGGCTTTGAGCGTTTTGTGGCCTTGGGCGTCGGGCATAGCGCTTTTTGTGGGGGCGCTGGTCAGTTTAAAATCTGTATCCGTTACCAACAAAAAACCCGGCGCGAGGCCGGGTTATTTGTTGGTTGCGGGAGTGCGCAACTGCCAAGACCTACGTCCTGCTGAATATGTAAAGCAGGACAAGATGGTTGCGGGGACGCACAACTGCCTCGACCTACGTCCTGCTAATAATGAAAAGCAGGACAAGTTGGTTGCGGGGGTTCGCAACCAATTCAGCCTACTTACATTTGCAACTGATCTCTCGGCATGGCGTTACGCCTCCTGACATGTGTTCCTGTTAGGAGAGTTGTTTTCGCCGCCATACGGGAGCCGGAAAGGGCTCGCTATGGCTAAAACATTGATCAACGTTCCATTCTCACTTCGCCTGACTTTCGAAGAGAGGGCAAAACTCGAAAAACAAGCTGCCGGAATGCCGCTCGGCGCATACATCCGCAAACAGGTCTTTGGCAAGGACACAACGCCACGCAAGACACGAGGAAAGCACCCCGTCAAAGATCACGTTGCACTCGGGCGCGTTCTTGGTGCGCTCGGCCAATCCCGCCTTTCCAGTAACGTGAATCAACTTGCCAGGGCAGTAAACACAGGATCGTTGCCTGTCACACCGGACACGGAGCAATCAATTATCGAGGCTTGCGAAGCCATCGAAGAAATCCGCATCGAATTGCTCAAAGCTCTCGGCTCGGAGCCAGGAGGTGTCGAATGATCCTAAAAGGCTCCGCCAGGGGTAGCGCCCGCGAATTGGCCGCGCACTTGCTCAATACTACTGACAACGAACATGCTGAAGTTCACGAGGTTCGCGGCTTCGCCAGTGAAGATCTAACCAACGCAATGATTGAAGCTGAATGTCTTTCGAAAGGAACACGGTGCACCAAGTACCTGTTCTCCCTCAGCCTAAACCCACCTGCTCACGAGACTGTATCCATAGAGACCTTCGAAGAGGCTGTTGACCAGATCGAAACCGGGCTCGGATTGGAAAATTGCCCCCGAGCCGTGGTATTTCATGAGAAAGAAGGCCGCCGTCACTGCCATGTTGTTTGGAGCCGCATCGACAGTGAGGAAATGAAAGCTGTACCAATGCCGTATTTCAAAAATCGGCTAATGGATTTGTCACGCGACCTGTTTCTTGAGCACGATTGGGATGTTCCACTTGGCATTCTTGATCGCTCAGCCAAGAACCCATTGTCATTCGATTTGAGCGAATGGCAACAAGCCCAGCGAACAAAGCAAGACCCGCGTATTATCAAAGCCGTTTTGCGTGATTGCTGGCAAGGCTCGGATTCCAAAGAAGCCTTCAAAGGCGCGTTGGAGAGCTATGGTTACTATCTTGCCCGTGGTGATCGTCGCGGTTTCGTCGCCGTGGATGTCAGAGGCGAAGTTTACTCGCTCTCTCGTGCCATTGGTATCAGATCCAAGGACTTGAACGACAAGCTCGGTACTCCAGACGACTTACAGAGCGTCGAAGAGGCAAAAATGCTGGTCAACGCACACTGGTCGGAGAAATTGCAAAGACTTTCCGACGACATGGATGCAAAACATCGCCGACAGAAAGAACCTCTAGATCAGAAGCTAAACCAGATCACCCAGCGTCAATGCCAGGAAAGGCAGGCTCTTAGCCAGTACCATCAAGAACGCTGGGACAAAGAATCCGTAATACGTTCCGAACGCCTTCCTAATGGGCTTGGCGGCATTTGGAGCCGTTTCACAGGTAAATACGCCAAAATTCGGCATTATAACGAGTGTGAGGCTTGGGAAACACTCAAGCGCGACGAAGCGGAAAAAGAGCACCAGATCGTTAAACATCTTGAAGAGCGATCATCAATCCAGAAAACGCGTCAACGGCTAAAACAGCATCAGCAAATCGAACGCGCCGAGCTTCACCGCGAAATCGCTGCTCAAATGAGCCGAAGAACAGTGCAGCGGCAAAGGTTCGAAGCCGAATTCAAATTGCAGACTGCAAAACCACAACTAAGTCAACGTGCGCGAGGTCTATTTCGAAACAGAGACGATCTCGAGCCAGAATTTTGATCAACCCCAAAATATTGATAAAGCATTATCAAATTACAGAAAAATCGGAATATTTGCTTACACGAAAGTCTGCCAATACCCGTGTTCTTTGTTAATTCAAGGGGAATAGGCAAATGAAGATGCATCCCATCTGTAAATGGTCATGTTGTTGGTGGCGGCCCAATTTTCCGAAAAGGAAATGGTTATCCGTTTATGATTTGCCGTGTCGGACGAGAGACATCCAACAAGTCCACTTGAGTTAGTCACGTTCAGTGCGCGAATAAACCCCTTGTTACAACTAAGAACAATGTTTGAGTCATTCACCACACAGGAAGCATCTCCCCAAACATTGGAGCACACTTCGGCATTCCGAAGTGCGTTTTTCAGCTGACCTAAAGCAGTTAAATCGATAATCGAGGCGGCGCTGAGTTGGATACTGCCCACCAGTTGCCCCGCGGCCAAAGTTTTTGCGGTATTGGCGGCATATTCGAGATAATCGTCATTGTAGTAGATACCCTCGGCAAAGCTGCGTTCAGCCGTGCTTACGAAGGTTGCATTGTTGTCGCAGTTTTCTCCATCCGCTGTGTTTGTGTCGCATTCCCAGGCCTGCTTGCCTTCACGGGTGTAAGCTCCAGCCTTATTATCCCCGTGGCTCAGAACAACAAAATGGCCGTTAATTGTCAGAGTGTTATTACCTTGGTCAATTACACGAATAGCGCCAAGATTGGCGTCAAAAGTCTCAGAATTCTGTGCGAGCACTTCCGTCACAGCGTAGCTAAGTCGGTTGCCGGAACCATCTATGCCTAAATGTCCAGGCAACAGGCGCGCCCCACCATCTTGGCTGATCAAGGGAAATGTTCCGATCCTAACAACGCGGCCATCTGTTCCCGACACTGTTTTTATTTCAGTCGGTGAGGCACTCGAACAGTCACTTGCGCGGCTTTGAGCGTCTGAAGGACGAGCGGGGCAAGGATAATGTCCATTGTTCCTCTGAAACTCGACTATCGCTTCATAGGCTGCAGAGATGCTCTCCAGATTCTGGCGAGTTCTCTTTTCTTCCAAATAGGTCGCATAGAGATTTGCCAAAGAGGCGGCCAAGACACCGAAAATGATTAGAACAATTGACAATTCGATTAAGCTAAAACCGTTTTCCGCTCGAAACCTCAGATTAAGCTGCAATATTTTTAAGTTCATTTAAATATATTACATCTATTTATAAGTAATATAAAGTAATTTTGAAAATAACCCAATTATTGTGCTAGTATAAAATTAGGCAATAAGTGACGAATGGGAATTATGGTGGAATTAGAGGAGATAGCGGCGGCGCAAAGGGAACGCCAGCGTGCGCAGGATCTGGAAGACTTCAACAACGAACTTCACGGCAATGAAACAGGGCGTTTACCGCGCTTTTTGAGCGTGGAAGCAAGGGAAGCTCTTGCCGAGGGTAAAACTGGAAGACAATCCAAATCTTCACTTTCGACGCTGGACTGGCTGCTTCTGAACGATCCAGAATTCGCGCAAGCCTATGAACTGGCCATGGATGCCCTGGCCGATGCCGAAGATGCGGTGCAGACAGCTCTTGACCAAGCCATCGCCCGAGCCGAAGAAACCCAACTGGCGCTGGACGAGTTAACCGACAAGGCCATGCGCCTCAGCGATGGCCGCGCGGTGTTCATGGATCAATCTGGTATCGTTCGCGATGAAAAAGGAAATGCTATTGATCCGGTGCTGGCCGCTACACTCGAATGGCAGGGCTACGGGCCGTCTTTTGAAGACTATTTGGAAAAACGGGAAGCCGACAACGAAGCAGACGCAGCCGTTCTGGCTATCCGCGAGGATCAGGCGGAACTTGGTGAAATCAGGGACGAATTGAGCGACGAGGATGCAGAACTATCGACGGAGCGCGTGAAAGAACTGCATCAGCGCGTCGATGAAATCCGCGACACCTACATAGCTCCTGTTGATGCGCCGGAAATCCGCAACGAAACAAGCATGAAAGTTGAGCCGATCACTTTGGGATGATCACTGAGTGCGGTAATCGAAGCTACCGCATTTCTTTTCAAGAATAGCGTAGAGGATCGCAAGAGGGTGCGCGGAAGGGTAATCCTTCATGATGTCTGCAACATAGGCATTGCTCTGGGTTTGATCACTGAAATACCAATCATTGATGCAGTCACGCTGAGCCTCCTGTCCGTTTTCAACTGCGATCATACCAGCCATCGAACCTGCAATTTTTGTGTAGGAGCTTCGGCTCTCCTCTGACCAGTCAAGAAAATCTTTGGCGGTCAATGCCTCGTTAGCTTGTGAAGTGCTAGCAAATGAAGTAATTGCGATGCCAATGACTAGAAATAATTCCGGGAAATTTTTGAATTTCGGAGAACAGTTTAGATATTTTTGTTTTTGTTCTTGATATGTCTTGATATGTCTTGATATGTCTTGATAATTCCCTACAATAAAGGCTGTTTAGTGGCACGGATTGAAGGGCAAAAATCCTGCCAAGCCATTGAAACACAGAGAGGTACGGAACCTTGGAACAGAAATATCTAAACTGTTCCCCGCGCTGAGCGTTGCTTTGAGGCGGGGCACGTAGGAGTGAACCGCCATGACGGGCAGCGATCATATTTTCAATGGCATGAGCCTCTACTCGTTAGCGGGTGAGCGCAAATATCTCTCCGCCGCTGAGCGTGAACGGTTCTACAGAGCGCTTCCCGTTCTCTCCTGTCCCGAAGAGCGTACTTTTGTTGAATGATCTATTGGACAGGTTGTCGTCCATGCGAAGCCCTGTCGATGTCACCGCTGCAAATCCAGTGCGATGATGGCTTTGTCGTGATCCGCAGCGCCAAGAAACGCGGCAGGCTCAAAGGCCGTCACTTTCGTTCCGTACCGTTGCCGGAGCCCTTCTTATGCAGGATGGAGGAGGTGCATGATTTGCGCGACGTGCAGGTTTACGAAGAAGTAGAAACCATCCGGCTCTGGCCGTTCGGGCGCACCAAGGGCTGGCGGCTGGTCAAGCGCGTGATGGAAGCGGCAGGGATATACGGCATTCAAAGCTGCGCGCGCGGCCTGCGCCACACGATGGGCGTACACGCCATCATCACCAATGTGCCGGAAACCCGCGTGCAATCCTGGCTCGGCCATGCCAGCCTTGCGACCACTGGCATCTATATCGACGCCACAGGCCCTGAAGACCGCGCCATCGCTGAGCGCATGTGGCAATAACTTCCTTCCTCATGAGATGCCTGTCCGTCGCCCCCAATCGGCAGGCAGGCATCTCGCCTGAGCTTGTAAGCGCTGCAACACTTCAGGCTCTGAATTCCAGTTGAACAAAACTGCCATGCTGGTGAAAGGTAAAACCCGCCGATCCCAATAGCTGGAAAGATTGAAGGCCCCGTGTATTTGGAACTGAAAAAACAATCCTCTC includes these proteins:
- a CDS encoding ABC transporter substrate-binding protein, coding for MTNNTLKRVAKATLGAAALVAVASAAQAEEELNLYNWGDYINPQVLTRFTEETGIKVNLDTYGSNEEMLAKIQAGATGYDIVFPSVHMHDIMFQLGLLEKTGIGSDPAFKNIDPQFIRAKTDPDAEYCLPYAWGTVGIAYNKQKVAEMTGWKDFFALADKGEKIILLDDLRETIGIGHIMNGTSVNSTDEAEIKAAADYILERKKNVTAFTYDSIPLVQSGDVAAAHWYVGANIFVQQAPDVLAYVIPEEGATMYQEDICVLASAPNKDNAKKFLQFYLQPEISALNVQQQLNGTPNLPARELLPPEIANNESIYPPQDVMEKLQIFVDLGRDLQLYNSEWTRIKTAQ
- a CDS encoding MurR/RpiR family transcriptional regulator; translated protein: MEAGFSSFPQAKFDEFIKRLQDETPKLPKQEARLAQFVSLNISSLGLETGKSLAEKAGVSEVTVGRLLRRLGCDGMKGLKQLLREHYSVTTASFVTDGDIPLRFVETLEAEVQGLTNVFNQTQGDNWEEVIRLVSASETIYATGFQSIRGTVEDFARRMALARKNVHFLSAHDGMLGEWLDHGPETAATTCLILVDVVPYASESLKLARLAKSQGRSVIVVSDEYCHWSREIADAAVYAPSRTGLFLESTIGIVAALSLMVDIAARANETTSSHRLVQWKANSKKLGLF
- a CDS encoding cupin domain-containing protein, with the translated sequence MINTLNTDDFSRDVGLRLRAIREAHGYSQRELAKRAGVTNGFISQLEAAKINTSLSALKRVLDGIPIGLSEFFAYEPERQEQVFFGVDELTEIGKGNISYRQVGNSLFGHELQMLYEVYEAGADTGRVMLSHEGEEAGIVIEGRLEVTVGEQRKVLGPGDAYLFKSSIPHRFKALRNGRCVVVSACTPPTF
- a CDS encoding aspartate aminotransferase family protein yields the protein MNIVNNNTDIRSNQPLDAYWMPFTANRQFKQSPRMLVSAKGMHYRSDDGRRILDGTAGLWCCNAGHGYEEITNAVARQLSELDYAPSFQMGHPIAFEFAERLKSVAPEGFNHVFFTGSGSESVDTALKMALAYHRARGDASRTRLIGRERGYHGVGFGGISVGGIVNNRRHFGSLLTGVDHLPHTHAPEHNSFSKGQPEWGAHLADDLERIVALHGAETIAAVIVEPVAGSTGVLIPPKGYLERLRAICDRHGILLIFDEVITGFGRLGAPFASDFFGVKPDLFTTAKGLTNGVIPMGAIFAQDAIYEAFMDGPAETIELFHGYTYSGHPVACAAGLATLDIYEKHKLLTRGSEISNAWEDRIHTLKSAKHVKDIRTVGVIAGIELNSREDAPGKRAYEVFIKCFEAGLLIRVTGDIIALSPPLIVEEGMIDEMVETLGQVLSDTA
- a CDS encoding relaxase/mobilization nuclease domain-containing protein — protein: MILKGSARGSARELAAHLLNTTDNEHAEVHEVRGFASEDLTNAMIEAECLSKGTRCTKYLFSLSLNPPAHETVSIETFEEAVDQIETGLGLENCPRAVVFHEKEGRRHCHVVWSRIDSEEMKAVPMPYFKNRLMDLSRDLFLEHDWDVPLGILDRSAKNPLSFDLSEWQQAQRTKQDPRIIKAVLRDCWQGSDSKEAFKGALESYGYYLARGDRRGFVAVDVRGEVYSLSRAIGIRSKDLNDKLGTPDDLQSVEEAKMLVNAHWSEKLQRLSDDMDAKHRRQKEPLDQKLNQITQRQCQERQALSQYHQERWDKESVIRSERLPNGLGGIWSRFTGKYAKIRHYNECEAWETLKRDEAEKEHQIVKHLEERSSIQKTRQRLKQHQQIERAELHREIAAQMSRRTVQRQRFEAEFKLQTAKPQLSQRARGLFRNRDDLEPEF
- a CDS encoding type II secretion system protein, giving the protein MNLKILQLNLRFRAENGFSLIELSIVLIIFGVLAASLANLYATYLEEKRTRQNLESISAAYEAIVEFQRNNGHYPCPARPSDAQSRASDCSSASPTEIKTVSGTDGRVVRIGTFPLISQDGGARLLPGHLGIDGSGNRLSYAVTEVLAQNSETFDANLGAIRVIDQGNNTLTINGHFVVLSHGDNKAGAYTREGKQAWECDTNTADGENCDNNATFVSTAERSFAEGIYYNDDYLEYAANTAKTLAAGQLVGSIQLSAASIIDLTALGQLKNALRNAEVCSNVWGDASCVVNDSNIVLSCNKGFIRALNVTNSSGLVGCLSSDTANHKRITISFSENWAATNNMTIYRWDASSFAYSP
- a CDS encoding tyrosine-type recombinase/integrase, whose amino-acid sequence is MIYWTGCRPCEALSMSPLQIQCDDGFVVIRSAKKRGRLKGRHFRSVPLPEPFLCRMEEVHDLRDVQVYEEVETIRLWPFGRTKGWRLVKRVMEAAGIYGIQSCARGLRHTMGVHAIITNVPETRVQSWLGHASLATTGIYIDATGPEDRAIAERMWQ